The segment GTATTCAGGTGTGGGATAGCTGGGAACTCGAACCAACCGAAGTTTTGTTTTGGCGCCCTTTCTGATGGGCCCATCTTGAAATTCAATCTCGGTGCCGGGCATGGTCATCAAATAGGACTCCTGCAACTTGCACAAAGATTCAATATCGCTGGCGGTTTCATCTTTCGACCAGAAATTTGTGTACATCCACTCCCTTGCTTCTCCTGCAGATTCCAGGGTACGGCCCCTTTGATAAAGGGTTGCGACCATGCCTTTTCGACGAGTTCCGTCAATAACCCAGCCAAACGGTGCTGGCAATATGACCCCATAGTTGCCCGAGTAGGGGATTGCACCAAAAGCATGAAACTGGCTCAGCTCTTTGAAATTTAGTACATCAAGTTCAATTCCTGAGTCATCGTAATACGCCCGATTCATCGCTGCCGAGGAATAACCTTCCGTAGATATCATTACACCTTTGTCGGCCTCCACGTCTCGCGCCAAGCCCATGAACGCTTCCACATCATTCACATCTATTTTTGTGTTTCGATATTTTCCATCTACGACGGCACGAAATCGAAACTCCGCCATCTCTCCTTCAATTAGGAGGTCAATCTGTCTTTCGATCTTGGAGTATTTGCCCTTGATCTTTGCGTCGGGAATCACTGTTGCATCCGGATACTCCGAACGAAAATAGTCAGAAATCTCTTTTTCGTATTGTTTCCAATCCATAAGCCACTTATGCCGTCCAACTATTAAGTGAGCTATTTAGACCACTGCAAATCGTAGCTGTCTATCTTCTGACACTGCCGGGCTGTTCAAAGCTACTGTGGCCACAGTATTCCTCACTGAGTCGAACCCGTCAAGGACTTTGCGGTCCGCAGCCTTTCTCGTCTGCGCCACCGTCGTACCACCCGAACCCAAAAGAGACCGGCTTCCCCCATCACAGTCCGGTCGCGCTCCCGTTGTCCTTGTTCCGAAAGTCTCTCGTGTTGGTCATTGCGAGGGAGCGTAGCGACCGAAGCAATCTCACAGTCGTTCGGGGCAACTACGATGAGATTGCCGCGCTCCCATTGGTCGCTCGCAATGACGGGCAGATGAGTGGTACGAGCTCGATACAGACTTTCATTCCCATGGGCGCGCCAGCGGCGCATGCGGTATTCCCGCAAAGCTTGTCCCCGCAGGCTTAAGCGGGGAGCGGGAATTCAGAACTCCCCGTATTTCCTGGATTCCGGCTCGCGCCCGCGACGCGGGCTTGGCCGGAATGACGTCCGTAATTATGCAACGAATTTCAGAAACAGGACACTGGTACTTGGTCCCCAAAATACCCGTAATGTCATTCCGCGGTCTTCAAGCGGAAATCTATCGATTTTACTGGATACCGGCTTTCGCCGGTATGACGATTCATGTGCGCTAACTTTCGCAATTATTCATCGGAGCAGACAATAGCTTACACCCCCCTTTCATAAAGGGGGGCGAGGGGGGATTTGAGCGATCACGAAATCCCCCTCAATCCCCCTTTGCAAAGGGGGAGGTTACGCAGTGGAAGAAACCACGATAGCTGCCCGAACGCCCTCGAATTTACTTTCGCGTCATTGAGTCTTCACACCGTTGTAACGAATGCCTCCTAGGATGTCGCTTAAAAAGGAAAGGAGGAGGACATGTTGATTACGTTGAAGGTGGATGCGGGTGCGTATGGTCGGCTGATCGTCAAGGGCGAGGTGAGGAAGGGTTACCTGTTGGGTCTTTCCCCCTATTTCGATGATCAATTTGTGTTGAGTCCTATCGATGGAACCATCGAACGGATCTCGTACAACCGAGACGAACGGGCGTTGCGTATCAGTATTCGATCAACAGGCGAACAGCGACGGGCAGCGTAGCCGTCACGACGAGGAGCGGAGCATGCGCTACCGGATCAAAGAATTGAATGGCAGTGTAATCGTGAAGGTCGATCGAAAAGCTCACGAGGATGATACAGCCATTGTGCGCCGCACGCTTTCGGCGTTTCTCAGACGGCCAAAGAACAAGATGACCCTCTGGGTGGCCGGCTGGCACAAGATCGCAACCCCGGACCTGGAATTCCTGAAAACGATCCATCGCGAGGCCGCAATGCGCGGCACTACCGTTCGACTCTGCGCCTTCGGCGATACGCTGTGGATACAGTTCGACCCGCATCAGCCTTCCTCCCAGGTTGCTACCTTACCGCACCACAACCGGGCGGTCAGCCGATTAGAGTATCAGCCGTTAGCACTGAAACGGTCCGCGTAAATCACACGAGAGGAGCGAGGGTCATGTGTAAGTATCTGCTGCGTCCCCCATCAAGAGCGCAGGCGCCGTCTGTCGACACGCAATCAGCATTACAGCCCAACGTCGTCACCCGCAACAACGAAGTCCACACACAACCACTGTCACACAAGGAGGAAAAGGATGAGAGGATTGCTGCGTAAGATCTTTGCCGTCGCGACAACACTGACCATTGCGCTAACGGTCGGTTCGTTCTCCGAGACGGCAATAGCAGCCGAAAACAAAGATGACAAGGCGGTTTTGGATGAAGTACTCAATATCTTGAAGGACAAAGGACACATCACCGAAGAAAAGTATCAGGAGCTCAAAGAGCGAGCGAAGAAGGAAGGCGCAGGAAAGATCCTGGCGGGGTTTGACGGCGCGACTCCCTACATCAAGTCGGCGGATGGGCAGCACAAGATCGAACTGCACGGGCGCATCAACTTTGACGTGCGGTCCTACGAGGGAGACGCCCGCGCCCTCGATTCGAAGCGGAGCAATGAAGATCCGAATCGCAGCGATCTGCTGACGAGGTTGCTGGTGCGGAGGGCCAGAATGGGCGTCGATGCGACGTTCTTTAAGTATCTCGGCCTGAAGTTCGAAGGCGAATTTTCAGAGTCCGGCAGCGCATCGAACGCCGACTCCAGGTTCCAGTTGACGGACGGTTATGGCGAATTAAGGTACTGGCCACAATTCCAGGTCCGAGGCGGACAGTTTAAGGTTCCCTTCAGCTTCGAGGAGCTGACCTCGTCCCGATTCATCGACTTTGTGGAGCGGTCGGTCGTCAATAACCTGGTCCCGGCCCGCGATGTCGGCGCCATGATGCACGGGTCCCTTTTTGATGGGAGCCTCGAGTACTCAGCCGGGATCTTCAACGGCGCCGGACAAAACAACCCGGAAACCAACGATTCCAAGGAGTACGCGGGCCGCCTACTGGTGCGCCCATTCAAGTCGATCAACATCCCGCTGCTCCAAAAGTTCCATGTCGCCGGCCACATGACCTACGGCGATCAGGATAAGGGGGAGAGCCTTCGTGGGCGCACCGATGCCCGATTCGAGTTCTTCCCGCGCGTCGCAACGCAAGGAGATCGCGTCCGTTACGGATTCGAAGCCGTCCATGCCGTCGGTCCATTCGGGCTGTACGGCGAGTACGTAAAAACCAGAGAAGAGCGTGACGGACTGGGAGCCGGAGGGACCAGTCTCGATGATGTGGAAGGTCGAGCGTGGTACGTCGCCGCGACCTGGCTCGTGACGGGTGAGGAAAAGATCCACGGCAAGGCGCCCAAGGTGAAGAATAATTTTGATCCCCGAACGGGAGGTCTGGGGGCGCTGGAGCTTGTCGCCCGATTTGCCCAGCTCGATTTCATTTCCGACGATCCCCTGCCCAGCCCCGGTGAAAACGGCATCGATGCGCTCACTGTGGGCTTTAACTGGTACCTCAGCCCGAACGTGCGGCTGATGTTCAACTATGCCAACAACTGGTACGACAACAAGAAGATGACCCCGGTCAAGGGCGACGAGACGTCGTGGGAGATCATGTCGCGGTTGGCGTTTTGGTTCTAAGGAGAAGATCCCACATCTCCCATACGTTTGGACTGCCCTTGATGACCCGAGAAAGGCTCATCGCTGCCTCTTGCGAGAAGTCCTCCCTCCTCGCGGGGCAGCGATGAGCTGATCCTGGGCTAAACCGGCGGAACGTAACATGGCTGTAACATAGGCGTAACATGACTGTGACATCATCCAGCTAGTTTCGATCGAAAAAAGGAGAGCAACAATTATGAAGAACAGTACATCGCGAATGAAAAGGGTACGTGCAGTACTACTGTCAGCGCTGGTCACCGGGACCATCGGACTGTGGTCGGCGATTGGCATCGCCGAAGTGCTCAAGGTGGACTCAGCGCTGCCGGCCTATAAGGCGGTGAGCGGAGTATCCGGAAACGTGTCCAGTATCGGGTCGGACACGATGAATAACCTGATGACCCTGTGGGGCGAGGGCTTCGGCAAGTTCTACCCGAACGTCAAGCTCCAAATCGAAGGGAAAGGCTCCTCCACGGCGCCGCCGGCGCTGATCTCCGGAACTGCCCAGCTTGGTCCGATGTCTCGCCCCATGAAGGGGACCGAGGTCGATGCCTTTGAAAAGAAGTTCGGCTACAAGCCAACCGGTCTCCGTAGCTCCGTGGATGCGTTGGCCGTCTTTGTGAATAAGGACAACCCCATCCAGTGCCTGACGATGGAGCAGGTGGACGCCATCTTTTCCAAGTCCCGGCGGTACGGCTATAAGGAGAACATCACCACCTGGAGCCAGGTCGGCCTGAAAGGCGACTGGGCCCGTCGGCCGATCAGCCTGTTCGGTCGTAACTCGGCCTCGGGGACGTACGGCTTCTTCAAGGAGCACGCGATGAAGAACGGCGACTATAAGGACGAGGTCAAAGAGCAGCCGGGCTCGGCCTCTGTTGTTCAGGGGGTCACCGTCGATCGGTATGCTATCGGCTACAGCGGGATCGGTTATGCTACGGCCGGCGTTCGAGCGGTGCCGATCGCCGAGAAGACGGGAATGGCTTGTACCGAGGCGACCGCCGAGAACGCCTACGCCGGCAAATATCCCCTCTCCCGTTTCCTCTACGTCTATGTCAACAAGGCGCCGGGCAAGGGCCTTGATCCGCTGATGCGGGAGTTCGTGAGGTTCATATTCACCAGCCAGGGCCAAGCGGTCGTCATCAAGGACGGCTACTACCCTGTCCCGAACTCCATCGCGAAAGAGGAACTGGCCAAGGTCCTCTAAGGTCGATTGGATAGTTATGAGGGATGACGCTGACGTTTCGACCGTCTGCGAGCCGCATGACGCGGCTCGCAGACGCGCTACTTCCGCCCAGCGAATCAGACGACGCTTGCGACTTGATCGACTCGCCGGCCGCCTCGTTACGCTTGGCGGAGTCACGATCATCTTCTCTATCCTCGCGATCTTTTTCGTCATCGCCGCCGAGGTCTACCCCCTCTTCAAAAAGCCGACGGTCACGCTTGTCGGAACCGTTCCCGGTCAGACAGATGCCGCCGTACTCGGTGTGGGGGTGGACGAATATCGCGAGATCGCCTACCTGGTCACCGCCGACGGCATCCGGTTCGTGTCTTTGAAACACGGGGCCGCGCCGTCGCCGATCGTTCCGAAAGGACTCAACGGGGCCCGGATCGTCGGCATATCGTCGTTGGGGCGCGGTCCCTTCGCGCTGGGACTGTCGGACGGACGCGTGATGCCAGCCGAGATAAGATTCACCGCCTCCTTCCCCGATGGACAACGTCAAGTCGACGCCGAATTCCTCGAGGGCGATCCCATCAGGGTCGATCCGGATACACGCCCTATTCTGCGGCTCGCCCATGTCGTCGCGCCGACTGGGCCCATCACCGCAGCGGCCGTCGGTTCCAAAGAGGTCGTGCTCGTGACGGTCACGGCGACAAACGCGCTGATCGGACCGTCGACGAAGGAGG is part of the Candidatus Methylomirabilota bacterium genome and harbors:
- a CDS encoding phosphate-binding protein; its protein translation is MKRVRAVLLSALVTGTIGLWSAIGIAEVLKVDSALPAYKAVSGVSGNVSSIGSDTMNNLMTLWGEGFGKFYPNVKLQIEGKGSSTAPPALISGTAQLGPMSRPMKGTEVDAFEKKFGYKPTGLRSSVDALAVFVNKDNPIQCLTMEQVDAIFSKSRRYGYKENITTWSQVGLKGDWARRPISLFGRNSASGTYGFFKEHAMKNGDYKDEVKEQPGSASVVQGVTVDRYAIGYSGIGYATAGVRAVPIAEKTGMACTEATAENAYAGKYPLSRFLYVYVNKAPGKGLDPLMREFVRFIFTSQGQAVVIKDGYYPVPNSIAKEELAKVL